Within Trichoderma atroviride chromosome 2, complete sequence, the genomic segment CATAGTTGCTGTAGCATCGTGACAAGCCACTCGATCGGGCCTGAGCTGCAACAGTGTCTCGCCTCGTCGTATCTCGCTCAGATTCCATTGAGTTTCAGCGGTGTCAAATAAGTGGCTGTATAGGATCTTCTCGGTCAGATTGAGTGGGCGATTTGAACCCGCCTTGACTCTTTCTAATTGTGCGATGCGGCTGTCATAATCCAGGACCGTATCAGGGTTCAAAGGGCTGATCGGAATCCGAGGCGTGACAGACGCTAGTCGGCGTATATGTGGAAGGCGCCTAATAGCCCGCGAGCAAGAGTGTGTCGCCCAAAGGGCACGAGTTCTGTTAGCGAACATCAAAAGTGATCGCCCGGGGATATGACTACAGAAGAGTACAgcgaggcaaaaaaaaaaaaaaaaaacgcgAGAGAATAGTGAAGCACAGAATtaaacaagaagaaatacTATAGCAAGAACATCACTGATAAGTATTATTGCAACTTTCGGGGGGCCGGAGTGCTCCGGGCCTCTGGTGGATGGCTCCGGCGCACTAAAACTGGAGTAAGCCAACCGACGCCAGGTCCGGATTTCTTAGAACATTCGGGACTCGTAATTCTGTTTGAATGTATCGTGCTTCCAATGCAGACAAATCAGGAGGCGAAAAGGAATGGGTATCTTTTGTTTCAAATACCGTTGCGAAATCCGCCGAGCTCAATGTACCTCTCACTTACAATATCACGGGGCTGGGCAACGCCGAAATACGTATGCGACCAGGCGACTCGATCATGAGAGAAGTCGATCTGAAAAGGTATAGTAGCGCTCTAGAAAGGGTTCCAGGCTGTGTCATTCCGTAAGAATTCAGAGATGAAGGCTTCAACAGTACTGTCCAGATTCTCTGTATTCACTTCGGAAACCGCGCTGTCAACGTCCTGTTGGTTGAATTGCAACGACAGATCGCTGTATTTATCCAAAGCAGTCCAGTCCGTCGTCCCATAGTTGGTTGAGGCATCATTTTGGGAAAAATCATTGAAACCGGATGGTAGAGCTGGGCTGATTCCCCAGAAACTATCCACATCTTTTGACTGAGTACTCGTCGCGGGTGTGAGCGACTCATAGTTGGCTGACTCTCCGTCGGATTGTTCTGGGGCATTCCGCACGAGTCGCTCATCATGGCTACGGACCTTGCTCTTCGTTCGTGATGGCGCCCTGGATTCATCAAGTTTCTTCAACAGCGCGTCCATTGCTCGACCAAACGtctctttgcctcttttgaCTGATGGCCACCATTCCCCCCCCCAACACTGAGAAGGTTTGTGCAGGTTCTCAGGTCAGTCATTGCCTTGGAGAGTGGGACAGATTTCTGTACGGAGCTCGACGTCCAGAGACAATAGATCATGGTTGCTCCTGAGGAGAAGACTCCTTGTACGCCGCGCCAGCTTTGGAAAAGACCATCTGCGTTGTACAGGCTATTGTAGATGTTGATGCGGGAGACTGCACACTGGTAACATATGAGCAAAGCTTCTTCGCCTGGATGTGGTATCATCTGAGAGGGCTGATATAACAAAATCATAGCTGCGAAGAATTGACTCTGTGCTGTCAACTCGTACCGTCGCATGTCTAGTTGGTGATCTTCATCGATCATGTCCTGTGGAAGCAAATTCAACAGTGAGCTGATTTCGTGACGCCACTCTTGCAAACGCTGCCGAATCACGGTTTGAGTTGCTTGATGGTCAGCAGGCCAAGAATAAGCGCTGATCTGGCTGGGAAGATGGTAGAATAATAACTTGATCTCCGAAATGATGGGATCAAGCCTAAAGCGATGAATCGCGAACGCAACAATGGGAGGAATCGATAGCTCAGGAGCCTGGCTTGAAGACGTCAAAGCCGCGGCATCGGCTTGGACATCCTGGAGACTAGGGAGCTGAACATCGAATGTCTCATCCCGAATACCCAGTGGGCGCCCCTGGATGGTGGCCACAGACCTTGGAGACGGTCAGTGAAAGTTCATCCTTGGCTTGCAAAAAGTGGGATTACCTATCCAGATGATATACGTTGAAAAAGACCATTTTACGAGTCAGAGCTGCGGCGTCGGAAGCGCCATTGTCGTCGGCGGGCATCCGATGCAGTCCTAGGTCGATACACTGTGCCATTGCCGTATATGTGAGTGTCCAGATATTCATCTCTGTTGGACTAAGCAGACTATGCACGGCTAAAAGGAGAATGGCTTGCAGAGTGGCTACCGATGCGTCTGAAAAGCAGTAATGAGCAACCGAAGTTGCTGCCCGGTAAAACTGGTCTGGTGCAAAATCGTACATTCTTTGACGGGTCCTCACGGTAGCCGCCAGCGTGAAAACCATGAATACATGGAATGTCGCCGTGAAGATGGATATGGAGGTACAGTTTACACCTCGCGAAAGGGCGAATTCTCCATTGTACGCGAATGGCTCAACTGCTGTAACCCAGCCATTGAAGCCAATCTCTGCAGAAGGCTCCGCAGCAGCGCACTGATACAAGGCTTCGATAGCCGCTACGATGGAGCCGGGATGCAAGAAGGGGTGCTCAGCGTGAATGTGACGAAAGTATGTTTCCAGCAGAATCTGAGCGTCTTCGCGAGCGGGTAGAGTCTACGCAATGTAAGCCACGCCACCTCTCTATGATCACTGGGAGTTTACCTTGCGCAAGATATCATAAACCAGCCTACTAGCTTCTTTCTGACGCTTTGCATAGGCAAAAGGACCCGGCTTCCCATAAGGACTGGATTGAGAGAGCGAGCTAGGGGTACTGCTTGCTGAAGTCTGGGTGGTCGTATCAGGCAAGCCTAGGCCGATGAGCGATGTGAATAGCCGTCCTGAAGAACTGCCCAGATAGTGGAGCTGTCTGGAGTCTGAGCCCAAGCTCAATAGGCCGAGATCCAAAGCCACAGAGCGCGCTTCGGCCGTGAAAGGTTGCTCCTGTGGCGGAGTTTGCTCTTGAGTGACGTCGAAAGTCCGTTTTGAAAGCGATGCGgcgtcttctgcttccacTGACTTGGCTTCGAGCGTCGCTGGGAGGCTCGCAACTTGCTGGAGGCGGAAATCTACTTTTGGACCATCATCGAGATTCACATGGGGAGTGTGGTGACGAAGCTGCTCTTCCAACCAATCAATGCGAGCGCGAGCATTTGCGGTAAAGTCGCGTGGAATAGAAATGGAGTTGTTTCGCCCGTCAACATCAAGACAGACCTCGTTGGCTTTTTGGCAGTTGCTGCAGGCTGGAATGCTGCCATCACACTTGATTCTCTTCATGCGGCATCGCCGGCACGCGATGCGGACCTTGGAAGTCATCCCATGTTACGCGCAAATTGAGACTGGATAGACAGCACAGCAATGATAAATGTGCGATATTGAGTGGTGCAAGTCATGGCATGAAGTGCTGGAGAGGCGCTACACGATTATAGTGCGTGGGGGCAGCCGACTAGACGCGGTGAGACGTTAATCCACCCCCAGACTCATCCAGAGAGCCTTTGTACAAATTTTGTTCGCGATACTCCGTATATGTGTCTTGAACTTGTCAAAAGGCATCGTGCAGTAGGCGGTGATGGCACCAACCGAAAATCCCACCGCCAAGCCGGTTGTTGCGCTGATGTACGGACTCGGCGCGGT encodes:
- a CDS encoding uncharacterized protein (EggNog:ENOG41~TransMembrane:2 (o296-315i336-361o)); the protein is MTSKVRIACRRCRMKRIKCDGSIPACSNCQKANEVCLDVDGRNNSISIPRDFTANARARIDWLEEQLRHHTPHVNLDDGPKVDFRLQQVASLPATLEAKSVEAEDAASLSKRTFDVTQEQTPPQEQPFTAEARSVALDLGLLSLGSDSRQLHYLGSSSGRLFTSLIGLGLPDTTTQTSASSTPSSLSQSSPYGKPGPFAYAKRQKEASRLVYDILRKTLPAREDAQILLETYFRHIHAEHPFLHPGSIVAAIEALYQCAAAEPSAEIGFNGWVTAVEPFAYNGEFALSRGVNCTSISIFTATFHVFMVFTLAATVRTRQRMYDFAPDQFYRAATSVAHYCFSDASVATLQAILLLAVHSLLSPTEMNIWTLTYTAMAQCIDLGLHRMPADDNGASDAAALTRKMVFFNVYHLDRSVATIQGRPLGIRDETFDVQLPSLQDVQADAAALTSSSQAPELSIPPIVAFAIHRFRLDPIISEIKLLFYHLPSQISAYSWPADHQATQTVIRQRLQEWRHEISSLLNLLPQDMIDEDHQLDMRRYELTAQSQFFAAMILLYQPSQMIPHPGEEALLICYQCAVSRINIYNSLYNADGLFQSWRGVQGVFSSGATMIYCLWTSSSVQKSVPLSKAMTDLRTCTNLLSVGGGNGGHQSKEAKRRLVEQWTRC